From Roseburia hominis, the proteins below share one genomic window:
- a CDS encoding MATE family efflux transporter, with amino-acid sequence MERDLTEGNITGTMLAFAVPMILGNLLQQAYNIADTLIVGRFLGPNALAAVGSAYTLMTFLTSILLGLCMGSGTVFSIYYGAKKEDGFKNSIFVSFCMIAALTILLNVIVFAGIDPIMHLMRVPGEIYEMLREYLKIIFIGISFTFLYNFFAFLLRAVGNSVVPLAFLGVSAGLNIVLDLLFVIVFRRGVSGAAEATVIAQGVSAGAMIWYTIRKMPELLPGRRHLEISRERVREIARFSVLTCVQQSVMNFGILMIQGLVNSFGTVVMAAFAAAVKIDSFAYMPVQDFGNAFSIFISQNYGAKKFDRIHKGVRSAVITSFAFSVTVSAVVCLFARQLMMIFVEAKEVEILAVGVQYLRVEGAFYCGIGCLFLLYGYYRAVEMPGMSVVLTVISLGTRVALAYALAPLPEVGVLGIWWAVPVGWFLADLVGGAYYFRKAGKVK; translated from the coding sequence CTGGAGAGGGACCTGACGGAGGGGAATATTACCGGAACGATGCTGGCATTTGCGGTGCCGATGATTCTGGGAAATCTCCTGCAGCAGGCTTATAATATTGCGGACACGTTGATCGTAGGACGTTTTTTGGGGCCGAATGCACTGGCAGCAGTGGGTTCGGCTTACACTTTGATGACTTTTTTGACGTCTATTTTGCTGGGGCTTTGTATGGGAAGCGGGACGGTGTTTTCCATTTATTATGGCGCGAAGAAAGAGGACGGATTTAAAAATAGCATATTTGTTTCTTTTTGTATGATTGCGGCTTTGACGATTTTGCTGAATGTCATTGTTTTTGCGGGGATCGATCCGATCATGCATCTTATGCGGGTTCCCGGGGAGATCTATGAAATGCTGCGGGAGTATTTGAAGATTATTTTCATCGGGATCAGCTTTACCTTTTTATATAATTTTTTTGCGTTTCTTTTGCGGGCAGTGGGAAATTCCGTGGTGCCGCTGGCATTCCTTGGAGTGTCCGCGGGGCTGAATATCGTGCTGGATCTGTTGTTCGTGATCGTGTTTCGCAGAGGCGTATCCGGAGCTGCGGAGGCGACGGTGATTGCCCAGGGAGTATCTGCGGGCGCCATGATCTGGTATACGATAAGGAAGATGCCAGAGCTCCTTCCGGGGAGGCGGCATTTGGAAATCAGCCGTGAGCGGGTTCGGGAGATCGCCAGATTCTCCGTGTTGACTTGTGTGCAGCAGTCGGTGATGAATTTTGGGATTCTGATGATCCAGGGATTGGTGAACAGCTTTGGCACGGTGGTGATGGCGGCGTTTGCGGCGGCGGTGAAGATCGACTCTTTTGCCTATATGCCGGTTCAGGATTTTGGAAATGCATTTTCTATTTTCATTTCGCAAAATTACGGGGCGAAGAAGTTTGACAGGATTCATAAGGGCGTAAGGAGCGCGGTGATTACTTCGTTTGCATTCAGTGTGACGGTGTCGGCGGTCGTGTGTTTGTTTGCGAGGCAGCTTATGATGATTTTTGTGGAGGCAAAGGAAGTGGAAATCCTGGCGGTCGGAGTGCAGTACCTTCGGGTGGAAGGGGCATTTTACTGTGGAATCGGCTGTCTGTTCCTGTTGTATGGATATTATCGGGCTGTGGAAATGCCGGGTATGTCGGTGGTGCTGACGGTGATCTCGTTGGGGACGAGAGTCGCTCTGGCTTATGCGCTGGCTCCGCTTCCGGAGGTTGGAGTTCTTGGAATCTGGTGGGCGGTGCCGGTTGGCTGGTTTTTGGCAGACCTGGTGGGCGGCGCGTATTATTTCCGTAAGGCGGGGAAGGTGAAATAA
- a CDS encoding dihydrodipicolinate synthase family protein has translation MKNLEKYKGIIPAFYACYNDDGSISRERTMEFTRHLINKGVKGLYVCGSSGECIYQSKEERKTILESVMQEAKGKITIIAHVGCNNTADSMELAAHAESMGVDAIASIPPIYFHLPDHAIAEYWNDISSAAPNTDFIIYNIPQLAGVALNLSLYREMLKNPRVIGVKNSSVSVQDIQMFKDVKGDECVVFNGPDEQLVSGLAIGADGGIGGTYAVMPELYLKIKELTDAGEISKAREIQNDADRIIYEMCVCHGNLYAVMKEILKEQGLNLGGVRKPLPPVIEQDFLHIEKCKKMIKEAISRI, from the coding sequence ATGAAAAATCTTGAAAAATATAAAGGAATTATCCCTGCGTTTTATGCCTGCTACAATGATGATGGAAGTATCAGTCGTGAAAGGACTATGGAATTTACACGCCATCTGATTAACAAAGGTGTTAAAGGACTGTATGTATGCGGCTCCTCGGGCGAGTGTATCTATCAAAGTAAAGAAGAAAGAAAGACTATCCTGGAAAGTGTAATGCAGGAAGCAAAAGGAAAAATTACAATTATTGCGCATGTTGGCTGTAACAATACTGCAGACAGTATGGAATTAGCTGCACATGCCGAGAGTATGGGAGTGGATGCAATTGCATCAATTCCACCGATTTATTTTCATCTTCCAGACCATGCAATTGCAGAATACTGGAATGATATTAGTTCGGCAGCTCCAAATACAGATTTCATTATTTATAATATTCCCCAGCTTGCAGGAGTAGCGCTGAACCTGTCCCTTTATCGCGAAATGCTGAAAAATCCGAGAGTCATTGGCGTAAAAAATTCTTCTGTATCCGTTCAGGATATCCAAATGTTCAAGGATGTTAAAGGTGACGAATGCGTTGTATTTAACGGCCCTGATGAACAGCTCGTAAGCGGACTTGCAATCGGTGCAGATGGTGGAATTGGCGGCACATATGCTGTTATGCCAGAGCTTTATCTGAAAATAAAAGAACTAACAGATGCCGGTGAAATAAGTAAGGCAAGAGAAATTCAGAATGATGCTGACAGAATTATCTATGAAATGTGTGTATGTCACGGCAACCTGTACGCAGTAATGAAGGAAATACTGAAAGAACAGGGACTGAATCTTGGCGGAGTCCGAAAACCATTGCCACCGGTAATTGAACAGGATTTTTTACACATTGAAAAATGCAAAAAAATGATTAAAGAGGCGATTAGCAGAATATAA
- a CDS encoding N-acetylmannosamine-6-phosphate 2-epimerase, giving the protein MKHSKSEILNRIKGQLIVSCQALPGEPLYVSEKSIMYLMARAAKEAGSACIRTSSIRDVKAIKEETGLPVIGIIKINYEGYDSYITPTMREVDELVAADADIVALDCTMRRRGDGSTINQFLLQIKEKYPDIVLMADISTYEEGINAWKCGVDFVGTTLSGYTEDSPKTDGPDTELVRRLSADLDIPVIAEGKVHTPEEAVQMFEAGAYAVVVGGAITRPLEIATRFINRIKEYHHE; this is encoded by the coding sequence GTGAAACATTCAAAAAGTGAAATATTAAATCGAATAAAGGGACAGCTTATTGTATCCTGCCAGGCATTACCGGGAGAGCCCCTGTATGTGTCTGAAAAATCTATTATGTATCTAATGGCAAGAGCTGCTAAAGAGGCTGGTTCAGCATGTATCAGAACCAGCAGCATCCGCGATGTCAAAGCGATAAAGGAAGAAACTGGTCTGCCTGTTATCGGTATTATTAAAATCAATTATGAAGGGTATGACTCTTACATAACTCCGACTATGAGGGAGGTTGACGAACTTGTCGCCGCAGATGCCGATATTGTGGCTCTTGACTGTACCATGCGTCGTCGTGGCGATGGAAGTACAATCAATCAATTTCTTCTGCAAATTAAGGAAAAATATCCGGATATTGTTCTTATGGCTGATATCTCTACCTATGAAGAGGGTATAAACGCATGGAAGTGTGGGGTTGACTTCGTAGGAACAACCTTGAGTGGTTATACAGAGGATTCCCCTAAAACAGATGGGCCTGATACGGAACTGGTTCGCAGACTTTCTGCAGATTTGGATATTCCGGTAATTGCAGAAGGAAAGGTACACACCCCCGAAGAGGCGGTACAGATGTTTGAAGCCGGCGCCTATGCCGTTGTTGTAGGCGGAGCCATAACGCGCCCGCTTGAAATTGCAACCCGTTTTATAAATAGAATTAAGGAATACCATCATGAATAA
- a CDS encoding YhcH/YjgK/YiaL family protein gives MIYDSLKNKENYKYFPALYQALEYLDSLPDLELPAPKVFLNGDRLFCSSVIFISKPEEQCLYEAHRNYIDLHFIVKGIEKIATADICSLTTTIPYVPEKDIEFLKGNADGYYELKPGQFMVCFPTDAHKVAIMKEKPAEVEKIVFKIKMEG, from the coding sequence ATGATTTATGATTCTTTAAAAAATAAAGAAAATTATAAGTATTTTCCTGCTTTGTATCAGGCGTTGGAGTATCTTGACAGCCTGCCGGACCTGGAGCTTCCTGCTCCAAAAGTTTTCCTTAACGGAGACAGGTTATTCTGTAGTTCGGTTATCTTTATATCAAAGCCTGAGGAACAGTGCCTCTATGAGGCGCACCGCAACTATATTGATCTGCATTTTATTGTAAAAGGTATAGAAAAAATTGCAACAGCTGATATCTGTTCATTAACTACTACAATTCCATATGTACCGGAAAAAGACATCGAATTTTTAAAAGGGAATGCAGACGGATATTATGAACTGAAACCGGGTCAGTTTATGGTCTGTTTCCCAACCGATGCCCATAAGGTAGCAATAATGAAAGAAAAGCCGGCAGAAGTCGAAAAAATAGTATTTAAAATTAAAATGGAGGGATAA
- a CDS encoding sodium-dependent transporter: MQRENFSSRLGFILISAGCAIGLGNVWRFPYIVGKYGGAAFVLIYLLFLLILGLPIMVMEFSVGRASKASAALSFDRLEPKGSKWHWYKWGAMAGNYLLMMFYTTIGGWMVQYFVKMASGRFTGLDTDGVAGVFSEMLGQPATMAIYMIIVVIVCFTICGMGFQKGVEKITKVMMLMLLALMAILAVRSVTLPGAVEGLKFYLYPDFGKLVEYGLFEVIFAAMGQSFFTLSLGIGAIAIFGSYIGKERSLTGEAICVTALDTFVALIAGLIIFPSCFAYGVNPGEGPSLIFITLPNVFNSMAGGRLWGTLFFLFMIFAAASTIIAVFENIISFAIDLTGCSRKKAVIGNMIAIIVLSMPCVLGFNVWSGFAPFGAGSGVLDLEDFIVSNNLLPLGSLVYLLFCTSRYGWGWNNFIKEADSGNGARFPKWAKIYVSYLLPLIVLFIFVQGYLAKF, encoded by the coding sequence ATGCAGCGTGAAAACTTTTCTTCCCGCCTCGGCTTTATCCTGATTTCTGCGGGGTGCGCCATCGGTCTGGGAAATGTCTGGCGCTTCCCCTACATCGTGGGCAAATACGGCGGCGCCGCTTTTGTATTGATTTATCTTCTGTTCCTGTTGATTCTGGGACTTCCCATCATGGTCATGGAATTCTCCGTCGGACGGGCAAGCAAGGCCAGCGCCGCACTTTCTTTTGACCGCCTCGAACCAAAGGGCAGTAAATGGCATTGGTACAAGTGGGGTGCTATGGCAGGGAACTATCTGCTGATGATGTTCTACACCACCATCGGCGGCTGGATGGTACAATATTTTGTGAAAATGGCTTCCGGCCGGTTTACCGGACTGGATACCGACGGCGTAGCCGGTGTATTTTCAGAAATGCTGGGACAGCCTGCCACCATGGCTATTTACATGATCATCGTAGTAATCGTGTGTTTTACCATCTGCGGTATGGGCTTCCAAAAAGGCGTGGAGAAGATTACCAAAGTTATGATGCTGATGCTTCTTGCCCTCATGGCCATTCTTGCAGTGCGTTCTGTCACTCTTCCGGGCGCAGTGGAGGGATTAAAGTTCTACCTCTATCCGGATTTTGGAAAGCTGGTAGAATACGGTCTCTTTGAGGTCATATTTGCGGCTATGGGCCAGTCCTTCTTTACCTTGAGTCTCGGAATCGGAGCGATCGCCATCTTCGGAAGCTACATCGGCAAAGAGCGCTCCCTCACCGGGGAAGCCATCTGCGTCACCGCGCTGGACACCTTTGTGGCATTGATCGCAGGACTCATTATTTTCCCGTCCTGCTTTGCTTACGGAGTCAATCCGGGAGAAGGCCCCAGCCTGATCTTTATTACCCTGCCGAACGTATTTAACTCCATGGCAGGCGGAAGGCTCTGGGGGACACTATTCTTCCTGTTCATGATATTTGCCGCGGCCTCCACCATTATCGCCGTGTTTGAAAATATCATCTCTTTTGCCATTGACCTGACCGGGTGCAGCCGGAAAAAAGCGGTAATCGGCAATATGATCGCCATTATCGTGTTGTCGATGCCCTGCGTACTGGGCTTTAATGTATGGAGCGGATTTGCTCCCTTCGGCGCAGGTTCCGGCGTACTTGACTTAGAAGATTTCATCGTCAGCAATAACCTGCTGCCCCTCGGAAGCCTCGTTTACCTTCTGTTCTGTACCAGCAGATACGGCTGGGGCTGGAACAATTTCATCAAAGAGGCCGACAGTGGAAACGGAGCCAGATTCCCTAAATGGGCTAAGATTTATGTTTCCTATCTTCTTCCGCTTATTGTGCTATTTATCTTTGTGCAGGGATATCTGGCAAAATTCTAA
- a CDS encoding GAF domain-containing protein, giving the protein MKFTPTTYPTDKKQLYRLLKTQLQGLIDGIPYTLSNLANASALLYQALPNINWAGFYLIEDGRLILGPFQGKPACVKIEIGKGVCGTAVSLDEIMLVKNVHEFPGHIACDSASNSEIVIPLHANGKIIGVLDIDSPILSRFDEEDRAGLLTFTQILEQSIR; this is encoded by the coding sequence ATGAAATTTACCCCCACGACCTACCCTACCGACAAAAAACAACTCTACCGCCTGTTAAAGACCCAACTTCAGGGCCTCATCGACGGCATTCCCTATACGCTCTCCAACCTTGCCAATGCCTCCGCACTGCTTTATCAGGCACTTCCTAATATCAACTGGGCAGGATTCTACCTCATAGAAGACGGCAGACTTATTCTTGGCCCCTTCCAGGGAAAGCCCGCCTGTGTCAAAATCGAGATTGGAAAAGGCGTATGCGGCACCGCCGTATCCCTTGACGAAATCATGCTGGTCAAAAACGTCCACGAATTTCCCGGACATATTGCCTGCGACTCGGCTTCCAACTCCGAGATTGTCATTCCTCTTCATGCAAACGGAAAGATCATCGGCGTCCTGGACATCGACAGCCCGATTCTCTCCCGATTTGATGAAGAAGATCGGGCAGGACTGCTGACATTTACGCAAATATTAGAGCAAAGCATTAGATAA
- a CDS encoding extracellular solute-binding protein, protein MKKRVLSVLLAALMVASMAVGCGNNSAGKTENGSGKDGKLEGEITFWHSFTQGPRMEVIQAAADKFMKENPDVKITIETFSWGDFYTKWTTGLAAGNVPDMSTALPGHVVEMMDAEAIIPVDDVVDDIGRDRFAEAALSEGERDGKCYSLPLYSHAQVMWYRKDLLEKANLEVPETWEEFAEAAKTLTKDGVYGCSFPCGSGDLMATRFLNFYVRSGGGSLLTDDLKADLTSDLAIEGINYWLDIYENCSPKDSVNYAVLDQANLFYQGKTAFDFNSGFHISGVETNSPDLVDSIDCAPLPRINADDPVYGAETSNIPMVVWANSEHPEICKAFIKTLYETDTYTDFLAATPVGMLPSITGISDTEKYQSNETVQKFSNAEQVISEAVGLSAAIGFEHGPSVEAGLLTSQGIIEEMFQDIITNGTDVKTAAKAAEDKLNEVFASVQ, encoded by the coding sequence ATGAAAAAGCGAGTGTTGAGTGTTTTGTTGGCAGCGCTTATGGTGGCATCTATGGCGGTGGGATGTGGAAATAATTCTGCTGGCAAAACCGAGAATGGTTCAGGCAAAGACGGGAAACTGGAAGGGGAGATCACATTCTGGCATTCCTTTACACAGGGACCACGAATGGAGGTCATTCAGGCAGCTGCCGACAAGTTCATGAAGGAAAACCCGGATGTGAAAATTACGATTGAGACATTTTCCTGGGGAGATTTTTACACAAAGTGGACAACCGGACTGGCAGCCGGAAACGTTCCGGATATGAGTACAGCACTACCGGGACATGTTGTTGAAATGATGGATGCTGAGGCTATTATCCCGGTCGATGATGTTGTTGATGATATCGGAAGAGACCGTTTTGCAGAAGCAGCATTATCAGAAGGAGAACGGGATGGCAAATGCTATTCCCTGCCATTGTATTCGCATGCACAGGTAATGTGGTACAGAAAAGATCTTCTCGAAAAGGCTAACCTTGAAGTTCCTGAAACATGGGAAGAATTCGCAGAAGCTGCAAAAACCCTGACAAAGGATGGTGTATATGGTTGTTCATTCCCCTGTGGATCCGGCGACCTGATGGCGACAAGGTTTCTTAACTTCTATGTAAGAAGCGGCGGCGGAAGCTTACTGACAGATGATTTAAAAGCAGACCTGACAAGTGATCTGGCAATTGAAGGTATTAACTACTGGCTGGATATTTATGAGAATTGTTCTCCGAAGGATTCTGTAAATTATGCAGTACTTGACCAGGCCAACCTTTTCTACCAGGGAAAAACAGCATTTGACTTTAACAGTGGTTTCCATATCTCAGGCGTAGAAACCAACTCACCGGATCTGGTAGACTCTATCGACTGTGCTCCACTTCCAAGAATCAATGCGGACGACCCGGTCTATGGCGCGGAAACATCTAATATTCCTATGGTAGTATGGGCAAATTCTGAACACCCGGAAATCTGTAAGGCATTTATTAAGACACTGTACGAGACAGATACATATACTGATTTTCTGGCGGCCACACCTGTAGGAATGCTTCCGTCCATTACAGGTATTTCTGATACAGAGAAATATCAGTCCAATGAGACCGTACAGAAATTCTCAAATGCGGAGCAGGTTATTTCAGAGGCAGTAGGACTTTCAGCAGCAATCGGATTCGAACATGGTCCAAGCGTAGAAGCCGGTTTACTGACATCTCAGGGTATCATAGAAGAAATGTTCCAGGACATTATCACTAATGGTACAGACGTGAAAACTGCGGCTAAAGCTGCTGAAGATAAATTGAATGAAGTGTTTGCTTCTGTTCAATAA
- a CDS encoding helix-turn-helix domain-containing protein, protein MSSVVDNVRFNFLYIDTYSFGRNWVFPESMIPYNLLRYIESGTGTFFIDDEEFTVYKNQIVYIPRGSKLSCYAIEDNFSFTSIRFTTSVYFEGGDFLSDYYGIQKVMDCREVKTYFEQIYHWVKEDSPAKMYFVRGYLEILIGTLISKMNITDNCGKETKHSSDEYNLEKIRQRIRKVSNKVDSRIQFVMDYITLHPSEKYTPQRMADMAELSKQRFSCLFKEQVGKSPMLYIKELKLTMAARKLLVCNETVSEIAYEVGYEDPNYFIREFKAAFGYTPNQYRKAAKD, encoded by the coding sequence ATGAGCAGTGTTGTTGACAATGTCAGATTTAATTTTTTATATATCGACACCTATTCATTTGGAAGAAACTGGGTTTTCCCGGAAAGCATGATTCCATATAATCTGCTGCGTTATATAGAATCAGGTACTGGAACATTCTTTATTGATGACGAAGAATTTACCGTTTATAAGAATCAAATTGTGTACATTCCCAGAGGAAGCAAATTATCCTGCTATGCAATAGAGGACAATTTTTCATTTACCAGTATCCGTTTTACTACATCCGTATATTTCGAAGGAGGAGATTTTCTTTCAGATTACTATGGAATTCAGAAGGTAATGGACTGCAGGGAAGTAAAGACATATTTTGAACAGATATATCACTGGGTAAAGGAAGACAGTCCGGCAAAAATGTATTTCGTGAGGGGATATCTTGAGATTTTAATTGGAACATTAATTTCTAAAATGAATATAACCGATAATTGCGGAAAAGAAACAAAACACAGCAGTGATGAGTATAACCTTGAAAAAATCCGGCAGCGGATACGGAAAGTCAGCAATAAAGTCGATTCACGGATTCAGTTCGTGATGGATTATATCACGTTGCATCCGTCAGAAAAATATACCCCGCAGCGTATGGCTGATATGGCAGAACTGAGCAAGCAAAGATTCAGCTGTCTGTTTAAGGAGCAGGTTGGAAAATCACCGATGCTGTACATTAAGGAGCTTAAGCTGACAATGGCTGCGAGAAAATTATTAGTGTGTAATGAGACAGTTAGTGAAATTGCCTATGAGGTTGGGTATGAAGATCCGAACTATTTCATCAGAGAATTTAAGGCAGCTTTTGGATATACCCCAAACCAATACCGGAAAGCCGCGAAGGATTAG
- a CDS encoding Gfo/Idh/MocA family oxidoreductase has protein sequence MKNIGYAVVGTGYFGAELGRIMKEQDGAEIIAVYDPENAPKIAEELGCDVETDLDTLFGRDDVNAVIVASPNYLHKEPVIKAAEHGVHVFCEKPIALSYADCDAMVKACEKHGVTFMAGHVMNFFRGVRHAKKLINEGVIGDVLYCHSARNGWEEPQESISWKKIRAKSGGHLYHHIHELDCIQFIMGEPETVTMMGGNVAHRGEQFGDEDDMLFISLEFPNKKFAVLEYGSAFHWPEHYVLIQGTKGAIRIDMANVGMTVKTENGEEHFLVHETKEEDDDRTRIYHGTEMDGAIMYGKPGKKPPMWLHSIMKNEMRYFNEIMHGATINEEFRPLLNGSAARAAIATADALTLSIKENRKVKVSEIK, from the coding sequence ATGAAAAATATTGGTTACGCGGTAGTTGGTACAGGTTATTTTGGAGCAGAGCTTGGACGAATTATGAAGGAACAGGACGGAGCGGAAATTATTGCGGTGTATGACCCTGAAAACGCACCAAAGATTGCAGAGGAACTGGGATGCGATGTGGAAACAGATTTGGATACACTATTTGGCCGCGATGATGTAAATGCTGTGATCGTTGCCTCTCCAAATTACTTACATAAAGAACCAGTTATTAAAGCTGCTGAGCATGGTGTACATGTATTTTGCGAAAAACCGATTGCGTTGTCTTATGCAGATTGCGACGCAATGGTAAAAGCATGTGAGAAGCATGGTGTAACATTTATGGCTGGACATGTCATGAACTTTTTCCGTGGTGTCAGACACGCCAAGAAACTGATTAATGAAGGTGTGATTGGCGACGTATTATATTGCCATTCTGCCAGAAATGGCTGGGAAGAACCGCAGGAATCCATCAGCTGGAAGAAAATACGCGCAAAATCCGGTGGACATTTATATCATCACATTCATGAACTGGATTGCATTCAGTTCATTATGGGCGAACCTGAAACAGTAACCATGATGGGTGGAAATGTTGCACACAGAGGAGAACAGTTTGGAGATGAGGATGATATGTTATTTATCAGTCTGGAATTTCCAAACAAAAAGTTTGCAGTTCTTGAATATGGTTCTGCATTCCACTGGCCAGAGCATTATGTCCTGATTCAGGGAACGAAAGGCGCAATCCGCATTGATATGGCAAATGTAGGAATGACTGTAAAAACAGAGAATGGCGAAGAGCACTTTCTGGTCCATGAAACAAAAGAAGAAGACGATGACCGTACACGCATCTACCATGGTACAGAAATGGATGGCGCTATTATGTACGGAAAGCCCGGCAAAAAGCCGCCAATGTGGCTGCATAGCATCATGAAGAATGAAATGAGGTACTTCAATGAAATTATGCACGGAGCGACTATTAACGAAGAATTCCGGCCATTATTAAACGGTTCTGCAGCACGGGCAGCAATAGCAACTGCAGACGCACTTACTTTATCCATCAAAGAAAACAGAAAAGTAAAGGTCTCTGAAATAAAATAA
- a CDS encoding sugar ABC transporter permease, whose product MKTKKIDYGRWLLVLPALIVVGMLLVYPIFSSLYYSLTSKHLIKATYDFVGLGNYQSVLTDPNFYKAFITSILWTVASLLGQIFVGFTAALALNRVKRLKGVYRILMIIPWAFPSIVIALSWKWILNGVSGFLPNVLYKSGLAAELPQFLSSSSLVFGTLIFINVWFGAPMIMVNVLSALQTIPQDQYEAAQIDGASKLQQFLYITVPHIKVVVGLLVVLRTIWVFNNFDIIYLITGGGPANATTTVPIYAYNMGWGTKLLGRSSAVTVLLLAFLLIVCFIYFKIIGKWEKEDK is encoded by the coding sequence GTGAAAACAAAAAAAATTGACTATGGCAGATGGCTTTTGGTGTTACCAGCTCTGATTGTTGTTGGAATGCTTCTGGTTTATCCAATTTTTTCAAGCCTTTACTACAGTCTTACATCGAAACATCTGATAAAAGCTACCTATGATTTTGTCGGACTGGGCAATTATCAGAGTGTATTAACTGATCCGAATTTTTATAAGGCATTTATTACCTCTATTTTATGGACGGTTGCTTCTCTTCTCGGACAGATTTTTGTGGGGTTTACAGCCGCGCTGGCATTGAACCGGGTTAAACGTCTGAAAGGCGTATACCGAATTTTAATGATTATCCCCTGGGCATTTCCTTCGATTGTAATTGCATTGTCCTGGAAATGGATCCTCAACGGCGTTTCTGGTTTTCTGCCAAATGTGCTGTATAAATCAGGTCTGGCAGCAGAACTGCCACAGTTCCTGAGTAGCAGCAGCCTGGTCTTTGGGACACTTATTTTCATCAATGTATGGTTCGGAGCGCCGATGATTATGGTAAATGTTTTATCTGCATTGCAAACCATACCTCAGGATCAGTATGAAGCAGCACAGATTGACGGCGCCAGCAAATTGCAGCAATTTCTGTACATTACCGTTCCGCATATTAAAGTAGTGGTTGGTCTCCTTGTTGTTCTGAGAACAATCTGGGTATTCAATAACTTTGATATTATTTATCTGATTACCGGCGGCGGACCGGCAAATGCAACGACAACGGTTCCAATCTATGCATATAATATGGGCTGGGGAACAAAACTGCTTGGCCGTTCATCAGCAGTTACGGTACTGCTACTGGCATTTCTTCTTATTGTATGCTTCATATACTTTAAGATTATTGGGAAATGGGAAAAGGAGGATAAGTAG
- a CDS encoding carbohydrate ABC transporter permease produces MSGKLKEKIGNGFCHLYLTILSIIAAFPLLWVLLSSVKSSRDLTSNPTSIFPKEFTLDHFRNVIETLGFTKNIANSLIIALCTTVIAIVISSLAAYGIVRFFPKFGNIMSRALVTTYMFPPILLAIPYTLVMAKMGLTNTRIGLVIVYLSFSVPYAVWMLIGFFKTVPIGIEEAARVDGANKMVIFVRIVLPLVAPGIVATAIYTFINAWNEFLYSLILINSTDLMTVSVALRSLQGAEILDWGSMMAASTLVVIPSVIFFMFIQKYIAGGMTEGSVK; encoded by the coding sequence ATGTCCGGAAAATTAAAGGAAAAAATCGGCAATGGTTTTTGTCATTTGTATTTGACTATCCTGTCAATTATAGCAGCATTTCCATTGCTATGGGTTCTTCTTTCTTCTGTAAAATCCTCAAGGGATCTGACTTCTAATCCCACGTCCATTTTCCCGAAGGAATTTACACTAGATCATTTCAGAAATGTTATTGAAACACTGGGATTTACAAAAAACATCGCAAACAGTTTAATCATAGCGCTCTGTACAACTGTAATTGCAATTGTAATTTCTTCTCTGGCTGCTTATGGGATAGTAAGATTCTTTCCAAAATTCGGAAATATTATGTCACGCGCACTGGTTACAACATATATGTTTCCGCCGATACTTCTGGCTATCCCGTATACACTGGTTATGGCAAAGATGGGATTAACAAATACCCGCATAGGTCTTGTGATCGTTTATCTGTCATTCAGTGTTCCGTATGCAGTATGGATGCTGATTGGGTTTTTTAAAACCGTGCCAATTGGTATTGAGGAAGCGGCCCGTGTTGATGGCGCAAATAAAATGGTTATATTTGTAAGAATCGTATTACCTCTGGTAGCACCCGGAATTGTTGCGACTGCTATTTATACTTTTATCAATGCATGGAATGAATTCCTGTATTCCCTGATTCTGATAAACAGTACGGATTTGATGACAGTCTCGGTAGCGCTGCGGTCTTTACAGGGAGCAGAGATTCTTGACTGGGGCAGTATGATGGCTGCTTCAACACTTGTGGTTATTCCATCAGTAATATTCTTTATGTTTATCCAGAAATATATTGCCGGTGGTATGACAGAAGGTTCAGTAAAATAA